cctaacctaacctaacctatctttataggttaggttaggttaggtagccgaaaaagttaggttaggttaggttaggtaggttaggtagtcgaaaaacaattaattcatgaaaacttggtttattaggcaaatcgagccttgcatagtaggctgagaagtgcgttctggctactaggtacgacatatatatatatatatatatatatatatatatatatatatatatatatatatatatatatatatatatatatatatatatatatatatttaggggtaccaccactggtttaattaaagggacccacatcctcgaagaagaaaataaatagtgttcagagaagaccttgtggattctcactgaatactttaatatatatatatatatatatatatatatatatatatatatatatatatatatatatatatatatatatatatataatttgtatacaTAGCCATATTCAATCCAGCTTTAATCCTGGTCACGTTATGAAGATAAAAACAAGTTAATTTCTGTATGTAATATTTTTGTTCCAATCGCGTGACTTAAATATGTCCTTTGAATATGTGTTTTTCCATAAttattataaatatcatatagatTCCACAAAGCAAAGCGGTGTTAGGACTATTGCAACTAAATTGGCAGGAGATTTCAACGCTCAGTAAAAACCGATCCAGAGTACATCTATAATCTAGTAAGTCAACCCATCCTACAATGAAAGAAGTTATATAGTAATTATTGGGTCGAAAGTACCAATATTGGCAGTGATGGAcccccagaaagtaccaatatagacagtgatggaccaccagaaagtaccaatataagcAGTGATGGACCcctcagaaagtaccaatataagcAGTGATGGACCcctcagaaagtaccaatataggcagtgatggaccaccagaaagtaccaatataggcagtgatggaccaccagaaagtaccaatataggcagtgatggaccaccagaaagtaccaatataggcTGTGATGGACcctcagaaagtaccaatataggcagtgatggaccaccagaaagtaccaatataggcTGTGATGGAcccccagaaagtaccaatataggcagtgatggaccaccagaaagtaccaatataggcAGTGATGGACCCTCAGACAGTACCAATATaggcagtgatggaccaccagaaagtaccaatataggcAGTGATGGAcccccagaaagtaccaatataagcAGTGATGGACCcctcagaaagtaccaatataggcAGTGATGGACCCCCAGAAAGTGGAT
The window above is part of the Procambarus clarkii isolate CNS0578487 chromosome 16, FALCON_Pclarkii_2.0, whole genome shotgun sequence genome. Proteins encoded here:
- the LOC138365288 gene encoding protein rtoA-like — protein: MDPSESTNIGSDGPPESTNIGSDGPPESTNIGSDGPPESTNIGCDGPSESTNIGSDGPPESTNIGCDGPPESTNIGSDGPPESTNIGSDGPSDSTNIGSDGPPESTNIGSDGPPESTNISSDGPLRKYQYRQ